The DNA sequence TCCCAGGCTCCTTCGGAGCGGTCGAGGGACCCGTGCAGATGCCCCACCCCACTGCAGtcccaaggagcagcagcacaggctcTCTTTGGAGAGTCAGGAGAATCCCAGGCCTGGAGCAATCAGGGAGGTGAGTGGAGGGTCCTCAATCCACTGCCTGATACAAAGGAAGAGGATAGGGAGACTGACCCTCCCCATGATCAGACCCCAGTGCACCCCTCACAATGGGAACTGCGCCCCATTGAGAGCTTGGCATTGGCTGGAGAGAGGTAAAAGGTGAATTAACTCATTAGCCCAGAGGTACCAACGGCACAAGAAGGACGTGAAAGAGAGGAACAGCGCAGCCACGTGCTCCCCGACCTGCCTTGTCTCTGGCACTGTAGCTATAATGGCACTGTAGCTGTAATGCTGCATAGGCTGTAAAGTTGGCGGGAGTGAACACTGTAAATAAACCGCACAAGGTGTCTCCGAGCCGTTTGGGGGCGAGAACGTAGGCAGGAGTGAGCCTGCCATGCCAGTGCCCTAATGACCTCTGTGCTACTTAGGTGGCGCTCTTGCATTTTTTGGGGCTGGGTTTGGTCTGCTATGCTGGGGACAGGCTGACCTGGCTTTGGCACCGAGAGGGACTGAGGCTGAGCATCCTCAGCAGAGTTTGTTGCTTCCCTCCGGCTTGCCATGTGCTTAAGGGCACATCTACGCTGTGGTTAGACACTCTCAGCtgacccgtgccagctgactcggtcTCAAGGGCTGCTGGGtcatctaactgcagtgtagcccCTTCCCAGgagcctgcagcctgggctccagcccaagcccagacctCTACGCTGCAATTCAACAGCCCTGTGAACccgaatcagctggcatgggccagccctgggtttctaattgcagtgtaggcacacCCTAAATATCTCTGGACCCCTCTCCTTTACATTTCCTACAGGCCAGCGCAAGCggctccctgctcagcttgcCCGCTTCTGTGAAGCCCTCTCTTGGGCACCTCACTCGCTCCCTATAATGCCTTGGTGCCTTCCTTGGTGTTGTGCAGGGTGCCTAGGAACTGGGCCTTGCAACGCCGCAGTCCTCTTTGTGGAGTGAGCAGTCAGGGCGGGATGGTTCAAGGTATTCAGGCTCCTAAGCTGTTGCTAGGCTGTGAGAGAGCCATTATTGCCTAGCATAACTCCTGTGGAAAGCAATGTGAATTAGGTGCTTAGGCACTTCTGCAACTCCCATTAGGTGTCCAAAAGCATCCTCAGGCATGTTATGCCTTTACCAATCTGGTCCTTAGGTCCTACAGGCCTCCTGGCTAGCCTCACTGTCCTCTGGTGCCAGGGGTGATTTAAACCAGTTTGAAAGGGGCCTGCTGAGGGAGCCAGCCTAGGACTCTTTTGAAGACAGACAGCACAGTTTGTGTCCACTGCCTCCCCAGTTATAGAAGGGTCTTGGGGGCTAGTTCAGGCTCTTCTGCCTTGGTGAAATTGTGAAAGGCCCCCAGAAGCTAAggcaagcccccccccccaacctagCCCAGCTCACACCTTTGTGGCTCACCtgcttcccttccctgctgctcTTATAGAAGAGCTACAACCATCCCACTGCACCTCAGGGGGGCTTCACAGCATTGTTAACTCTTCCAGTGCTGTGActctggcccctgctgcaggagctctcatGGAAAGCTCCTACCATCAATAATATGGGGGAAACACAGCATGAGTGAATGCCTGATTGCCTAGGGGCAGATGTGGTGAGATGCAAGTCAAGAGATCATGAGTGATAGCCCTAGTTCTTCCACTGCCAGTTGATAATATATCTGCTCCTCTTCTTATTAACCAAGGCCTCATACTGCTGTCTGAGGGGAGATAACAATAGCTCATCTATTTTCCCAGCTACAAAAACGAGGGTTATGCCCAGTGTCACTAATGGTAGCGATGAAAATGAAACACAGGCCTCTAATATAACAGACCCACATCTCATCTGCTTTGCCACACTGCCTGTCAGAAGGAATGTGCCAAATTATGTGCTTGCATAACCCCTGCTAACAGCGTGGCTATGTCACCCTCTAGTGGCTATACTGCATATGAAGGTTTCTGATTTTGCGACTGTCTCCACGCTAACAGCTGGTTCTTCTTCAAGGAGTGTCTacgggtgctccacttcaggtgtgcctATGCCTCTTGAGCCCTTCATTGGTGCAGTCTAGCTAGCAGCGCCTGTTTGGCCCCGGCAGGCGCCCTGTGCCTTCTCACGGCAGATACCGAGGCTATTCTGGGGGTGCACAGGCAAAATGCCCTCACTTCCTTCGCTCCCACCACAGCCTGAGACAGAACCCACGCATGTCCACCTAGACTGCTCAGCCTCCTGGTTTTTCTTGCAGGTAGGGAGTTTCTAGTTGTAAGTTAGGGTTCCGTATAGTTAGTTTTCAGGGGAGAGGGTAGTTTTATGACTTTACATCCAGAGGTCTAGGATTCCATCCCTGTTGGGACCCCAAAGAGGGGCTTTGTCAGACATGGCTATACTGTCTGTAACCACTAGAGAGATTTGGGCACCTACCTGCTTAGCTCATTTGGAAATTCTGGCTTGCATGAATTTTTGGGGTCCAGCTCATGACTTTGGAAGATTTAGGCTGGCCATACAGCACCAGCTCCATTTCCCTTTTATTTGCTTCCTCATTTCAATATGGTGCTTGTTTTATACATAAAGGACTTATCAGTGGCTAGACCGTGGGCTGAGTGGGCAGAGAAGCAGCTTCAGGTTCAATCTGACCAGCTCAGAGGCCCTGAGGCTGAAGTGACAGAGCAAATTAATGATAATGCTAACAGCTTATGATGCCATTCCCATAACTGTGCCTTGCTGAAAAGCAGCCAccttgggggtgggagagggcagcCATTTCATACAGTCTGCCCTGCACAGGGGTGCCAAGCAGGGACTTGGTCTGTGTCATTGAGATGTTTGGATTTGAAGGTCTCTTCTGAAGGTGTGTGGCTCCTCCCTGTAATCTGCAAGGAACTCCACATCCCCTCCAGAGGGAGCAGGGCTAGGTCAAGGGGCAGGGTCTCACACCACTAAgcattaaaataaactgaaaggaGCCCGGTGGGAGCCTTAATGCAGCCACGCAGCAGGCAGTGATCGGCAGAGGGCACGGGAGGAGAGAGCACCAAGGATAGAGAAGAAATACACTTTTATTAGGAAAGCTTTCTGCAGATGTGCCAAATTCTGTAGTACCAATCACGCCACACAACTCCAGTGGAATGGACCCCCTTAACTGGGACAGCCTCTCTGAATGGCGTCAGGCCATAAATAGTACTTTCTTcacagccaccaccagcagcaacatCCTCAGACACCGGAGGGGGCATCAGTCGAAACCAGCTCGACCCCACGCTGACCGAAGCAGCGtgcctgcagaggaaggtgatgcCCGGGGGGAGTTTACATCTTCAGAAGATAAAAAGCTACATGGCAAGGAAGAAACACAAACTAAACCCAGGAGAGTAAGCACCGCTGGTCCCCGTGCTCCACTGCTCTGGATCACGCAGGCTCCGCAGCCGGCTCCTCTCTGCCACAGCCACTTTCAGGATGGACCACACAGGGGCCCTTGGCCTTGGGCACATGGCTAGCAACAAGGGAAGACTGGCACTGGCCTTGTCTGCCCCTCTAATACATGGAGCAAGAGCCTTGGCCTCTGGCTGCCATTCGCCAATGTGAATGCGACAGACCGGATTAGGATACAGGAAGCAAGCTAATCCGTTACTGCAGAATACAACATGGGGATTTCTAGTAAACAAGCGCTGCTTATGCAACCAATAATACTGCTACAAAAAGGACAAGGGGCCCTGCTCAGAGTCTCATGCAGCTACCCCCTCAGAACTCAGGGCAGGCCAATGCAACCCGGCCAACCCTTCCACATCTGGGGAGCTCCATGCAGTCCTTCTCCCTGCAAAAGAAACATGGGACGcaagctgctccagcccccgGGAGGAGAAGATACATGGCAGAGGGCGCAGCGCAACTTGGAGGTGGGCATCTGTGATGGGCAAAGAGTCCGAGGCCCCAGTGTGGGACAGAGATGGCTCGGAGGCTTCTCCAGAGCCCACTTCCCAGTTCAGACCTCCATTTCCACTGACCCTtcctgcagacttgctgagagcagagaggcttcctctgccTGCCAACACTTGTCTGGTGCAGTAAGAGGTCAGCACCTGGGGCCCACGGGACTCCTCTACTGAACTGTCTGAGGGGGCATTATGGCTGCTTTGGGCTGCTCCAAGGTGGCTTCTCTGCTCTTCTTCCTAGGGGGCTTTTTAATGGGTGTTTTTTTGCTGGTCTGGTCACTCGGGGGCGCgtgctcctggctgctgctgctggaatttTGCTTCTCTGCCCTTTTGGCCTCATTGACCGCGGTCTCCGATACAGGGCTGATCAGTTTCTGCAGGTTGGGGGAGGTTGGCAGTGCAGGCTTGCTGGatttctggctgctgctggtggccACAGAGCGCTTGGCTTTCTGCGGAGGGGTGGGCTTCTCCCTCTGGGACTGCAAAGGGCTCACCCCATTTTGCCGGGTGCTGCCATCGCCCTTGTTGAGGCTTTGAGTCTTTTCCTTCAGTTGAGCGGCCAGTAAAGTGGCTGCCTCCGAAGACAAATGGGGGTGGACAGCCTCGGAGCGTAGCTTGCTGTGACTGGGGCTCCGGGGGGCTTCCTTGCCTTCCCCCCCTTTCCTGTCTGGGTGGTAGGTTCCCATTTTTTTCAGAGCATTTTGGACGGCCCCATTGATGTTCTCCATCTGCTCCGAACTGGCCTTGGTCTTCTGCTTGGGCTTGGATGGTGACTGGGGCTCCCCAGAGAAAGAAGCTTTGCCCTCTGGGAAGCTCAGCTCTTTCAGATGTTTCTGCGCTTTCTCTTTGCTCCTCGCGTTGCCCTTGTCATCGGCTTTTCCATGGAGACCAGCCGAGGTCTCACTCGGGCTTCTCTTTCTCTTGGCCTGAGTGTGCTCAGAGCAATCAGGCTGCATGGCCGCTCTCTCGGGCGACCTGCTGGGAGCGGGTAGCGAGTTGGACTGGTTGGAGTTGTATTTCCCATGAATCCAGGACACTTTAGGCTTTGTGGAGGGatcggggggagggggcttggttCTCTCCGGGGAGGGGGATTTACCATTCACTCCAGGGCTTTTGGTGTCCATTGTATTTTCATCTTCGTCCTTGGACTGCTTGGAGAGGCGGGCGATTTTGGCATAGAGGGCTCCGCTGGTGGAGCCGGAGCCACAGGATGACCTTTCGCTGTCAGAGGATTTGAGCAGGGGTGTTTCGCTGCTGTCTGCTTGGAAGGCCTTGACAGAGCCTGTCTCTTTCAAGAAGGTATACTCTCCAGCCTCCTCCGCGCTGATTGGGGGTGCCAGCTTCTCcaccaggctgcaggcagggcctcGCTCTTTGCTTTCACCCACACCCTCTGCAAAAGAGAAAGCACAGATACATTACACTGTACCATGGTGCACAGGAGCCAGGATGGGGCATGAGGGCTCCACAGCGAAGCGACAGGAGGAAAGGGTTGGGACACAAGCTATAATCAGGCAATGCTTTATACTACGCCCATGGGCCTTCTGTCCCTGCTATTCACTGCCCTATGGACCTTATACCCCTTCCCATAGTCCTGTTATATACCCACACACATCCATTGTTCCATAGGCCTTATACCCACCCCCTCACATGGGCCTGCCATACCGTCCCCACCAGCCACCCCCTCAGAGCAGAGCAGTCTCATTTGTATGTTGGGGTTGGTTCTCTTGAAGGGGTTGATCAGACAACCTAGGGCAATGGAGCAGCCAGAACACAGCTCAAAACCCCTCAGTACAATAACAAGGCCACGTGCTGGAAGCTGACAACCTACAACTAAGGTCCAAGAAAATCATGCTTCTGGGACAAGAGCCTGCTGAGACATGGATTGCCACGAGGTGAAATGCTTGGCCCTCCTAAAAGGTTGGTGCGGcatccaggagtcctgggcccagTGTCCCAGAATGAGGATCTGCAGGAACAGTGTCCATTCTGAGCAGAGATATGTGTTCTCTTGGTTTCTAAAAtaaccatggcttttattttagAGCTGCTTTGGTGTTGTCAGGGTGTTGGTTTGGTTCCtttatttttgaaggagaaagaatCGTCCCATTGGCTTGGGAGAACCACACAAAGCATTGTACGCACTTTGGACAGCTCCAAGAGCAGAGGAACCTCCAGGATGAGCCTTGGCAGCGTGCCTCTGAGACGTCAACTAGACAGAGGAGGAAAGAGTGCAACGGGGGGAAGGCGGGGCAGCATCTCTGCTGAGCTCCCATCTGTTGGGCAGGGCTGTCTTTCGGCGGATGGGTGGGCTGGTGCCAATCCCAGTGTGCACTGACAGACATTCTGTATCACTCCCCACTTGTGAAGGCATGTTACCCCCCTGCATCACAGGGGATGCTCTGCCAGGGGAACAACCCAGAGCTGGAGAGCCCAAATTGATTAGCAGTGGCAGTGGGGATCATCCTATCCAGCCGCACTACCaggctcctggctctgcccacccTGCCCAACATCCACTCACCCTCATGGGGTACACAGTACACTGGTCCCTCGTCGGTGGTGtcaaaggaggagaaggagcccCGGGAGGACCAGGAGGGAGACGGTTGCTCCACTACTGATGGTGGCTCAATGAAACTGCAGTTCATGGTGTTCTCCAGGTCATGGTGAGCCACTGCAACGGGAGAGAGTGGAGAGTTTAGAGCAGCACTCTCACATCACCTCCATGTGCAATCTTCCTTGTACAaccttgggggagagagagactcccACTCTCAGAAAGCCAGTTCAATTTCCAGAGAGTGTCCATCCAGAGCCATCCGAGCACTTCCAACAAGGGCTACATACCAGGGAAAGTGgttgaaataataattaaaaatgaagTAGTAAAACATCTCGATTATCATGGTATGATCTGAACTAACCAGGGTGGCTTCTAAAATGGAAACTCATACCTCTCTAGTCTATTACAATGTTTTGAATGTGTCACTAAAAATAGCTCGTAAAGGGAGAACCTGCTGACATAATTATTTGtgctttcaaaaagcctttgagaaAGTCTCTCGTGAAAGTTTTAAGACAGCTAAGTTGTCATGAGTTGCAAGGTGAAATTTGTCATGGATAGAAACTAGTCTAAAGACAGAGAGCAAACAGTAGGAATAAACAGTCAATTTTCAACCTAAGTGGTTAATTGGAGGTGTTGCAAGACTCCATACTAGGCCCTGTGTTGTTTAATAGATTTATTAATGgtctggaaatggggaggggaagaagggtgatggcaaaatttgcagattacacaTTATTTAGGTTAGTCATGAGAGAACAATTGTGGATATTAATGATGTTAATGAATTTATATATCGAATGCTCTCTGCATTATATATAGTGAAGCCCTGTATGTTATGCGATGAAAATGCATCCCCCCCCCCTGCCCTCGCCGCTTGGAATAGTGAAGACAAGAACAAGCTGTAACTATCTGCAGAATGTACTTTTGGTACTGAGCTACACAGGACACCACTGGGTTGGAGGCAGACACAGGCCCAGTGTTAATGATTTACTGCAGTATGGACAATGGCTAGAGCTAATCAAAAAGCAGAGAAACtgtgtgaaaattttcaaaatgttgaagtTGTTTCCTTTTTATAGAATCCAAACCAGAacaatattttattcatttgaaTATTTTTACCAAATATGTATTGAAATGCAAGGTAATTTACATCCGGAGAAATAATTCAAACCCCTCATACTCCTCACTGGGTCCttgattcacagattccaaggccagaagggaccattgtggtcatctagtttgacctactgtatgacacaggccagagaactgccccaaagtaattcctagagcaaaacatttagaaaaacatccaatcttgatttgaacggtgactgtgatggagaatccaccaccgcCCTTGGTAAATTGATCCAATGGTTAACTGCCCTCACAGTTAAcattttacaccttatttccagtctgaatttattcagcttcaacttccagtaaTTGGATAacattagacctttctctgctagactggagagcccattattaaatatttgttccccatgtagctacttatagactgtaatcaagtcggcccttaaccttctctttgttaagcaaaacagattgattagaaaacatgtcgtGTAGCGAAgcctcattctcatggctcttctctgagcctctctaatttatcaactgccttcttgaattgtgggcaccaaaacTGGCCACACCAGCGCCAAATAAAGACGACATGAGCATTGTTGTAGAGAGCTCTGCTCCATTTGCAAGAGCAaccaagaaaacaaacaaaatattttggtgcaTAAGGACTGGCATGGAGAATAAAACTGAAAATCTTGGCATGCCAGTGTAGATATTCAGTGATACGATCTCCTATGGAACACTGCCCAGTTCCAGTCCACATGACTCTAAAAGGATATTGTGGAAATAGAGGAGGTTCAGACACAAGAATGATTAGAGGTGTGGGAAAAGTTCCagataaggagagattaaaatgatggGGATTGTTtgaaaggagacaaataagatGAGATATGATAAAAATAACCTAGCCCTAACTGGTGGGGGTCAGGAGGAACTCCCCACGTGCACAGTATATCCCGTAATtgccagctgcaggtgttcttGCCCCTTCCTCTTCAGCAGCTGAACAGTGCATGAGAGCAAGGCTCAATGAAGAGAGAAGGGCTGTAGAAAGCAGCTCACCAGAGTGCAACCTATAAGTAGCTGGCTCCTTGACTGAAAGTGCTCTGCAGAGACACACTGGGTCCTGCCTTGGGAGTGAGCCAGCAGGCTATGCAGTGCCAGCTCCAGAACAGGAGGGTCCTGTGCAGAACAAACCCCCAGGGAACAGCGTTTCCTGTAGCTGATTGGCTCACAGATCGGGCTCTGAGTGACTTTCAGATAAATCATAGGCTGACATTGGCTGGGAGAAAGCTGGCCACTTCCTATGGGCTCTTTCCACGCTGCTGGAGGTTCAGCCACTAAACACACACCGAATTCTCGCTTAGACTCAAAGAGCACAGCAGCACTGAGGTTTCCCCACTCACCCGAGGCAAGGGGCCAGCTGTTATATATGGTCTTTCCTGCTGCACAgcggtggctctagacattttgccgccccaagcacggcaggcaggcaggctgccttcggcggcttgcctgtggagagtccgccaaagccgcgggaccagcggaccctccgcaggcacgccgccgaagacaacctgcctgccgccctcagaGCGacaggcagagtgcccccagtggcttgctgccccaagcacgcgcttggcgtgctggtgccttgAG is a window from the Gopherus evgoodei ecotype Sinaloan lineage chromosome 13, rGopEvg1_v1.p, whole genome shotgun sequence genome containing:
- the SCARF2 gene encoding scavenger receptor class F member 2 isoform X4; translation: MCSCHPNGQCEDVTGQCTCNPNRWGPKCENACLCKHGKCDQKTGKCTCEPNWWGPQCSSSCYCSLNSQCDQQTGTCLCQPGWWGRGCNNQCVCNNSPCEQFTGRCQCRERMFGPRCDRYCQCYKGKCNQVDGTCTCEPGYRGKYCREPCPAGFYGQGCRRRCGQCKGLQPCTIADGRCLACEAGWNGTKCDQACSSGFYGDGCEKICPLCKDGHTCNHINGKCSHCNPGWIGDRCETKCRNGTYGENCAFVCSDCFNGECHFETGRCLCRAGSHGAYCNLTCPAGQYGVNCAKSCSCHDDTCDPLTGACHMEANQRMGVIAAGALLALLLILLLSLLCCCCVCRKKEEAQGGNQDPAASKKSPGRLCGRFSRISMKLPRIPLHRQKLPKVVVAHHDLENTMNCSFIEPPSVVEQPSPSWSSRGSFSSFDTTDEGPVYCVPHEEGVGESKERGPACSLVEKLAPPISAEEAGEYTFLKETGSVKAFQADSSETPLLKSSDSERSSCGSGSTSGALYAKIARLSKQSKDEDENTMDTKSPGVNGKSPSPERTKPPPPDPSTKPKVSWIHGKYNSNQSNSLPAPSRSPERAAMQPDCSEHTQAKRKRSPSETSAGLHGKADDKGNARSKEKAQKHLKELSFPEGKASFSGEPQSPSKPKQKTKASSEQMENINGAVQNALKKMGTYHPDRKGGEGKEAPRSPSHSKLRSEAVHPHLSSEAATLLAAQLKEKTQSLNKGDGSTRQNGVSPLQSQREKPTPPQKAKRSVATSSSQKSSKPALPTSPNLQKLISPVSETAVNEAKRAEKQNSSSSSQEHAPPSDQTSKKTPIKKPPRKKSREATLEQPKAAIMPPQTVQ